AGAGCTCTTCGGGTTTCACGCCGGTAGGTGAAACAGCTGAGGAGGGTTAGGTTAGGTTAGCGCCACAGTCACTCTGAAGTCCCTTCTGTTAAAACATCTGGATTCACTAGTAAGCACCCCTTGTAAGTGGGCcacagcttcacacacacacacacacacacacacacacacagcagctgagGGTGAGGTCCTCGTGTCTGATTCAGGCTGGAGCTTCTGACTCTGGTTGACCTTGTTCTAGTCTGATGGAGCTGGGCTCTGGTGGGTCTTCAGATCATTAGAGCTCTTAGAGCTCTCCCTGACGACTGCAGCTGAGCTTCCTCCACCCTCTGCTGCAGCGATACTTGGACGAAGCAGAGCGAGACAAGGAGCGCTACATGCGAGAGCTGGAGAAGTACCAGAAGACGGAGGCCTACAAACATTTCACCAGGAAGGTCCAGGAGAAGCAGAAGGGCAAGAGGCACCGGGGGGGTGAGAACAGGCCAAGTGTTCTGGTGGCGTGTGATGGAGGTAAAAACTCACTTCAGACACACACATCATTAGCTGTTTTCTCCTTCCTCTCCAGATTCTGGACACCAAGCTTCCAGTGAGGCTCTTCATGAGGTCAGTACGGTCTCACAACACCCGGTTCCACTGAGGACCAAATAAATCTAATCCACATAATCTAGACAAGAGCACGTTTGTTTTGGAGTCACTGGTGGAGTGTGTGGTGTAATCATTTACACTGGAGAACAGGTCTGATGGGCCCTCAGAAGGGGCAAATCAGTTAATCAGTTTCTGTTTTTTATTGTTAtgtttttatgactttgttttattttgtttacatacgggctatataaataaaatgtactcagttACTACTTACATAAACGAGTGTCTCAGTCCGGCTGCAGCAACCATTTTCACTCAGCAGACCTGTTTTTGTCTGCTGGTTAATGACAGAGCAATGCCGAGGGAAAAGACCGGACCGTGTTTGACATCCCGATCTTCACAGAGGAGTTTCTCAACCACAGCAAAGGTGAAACATCTCAGCCTCTGGTTCTCCACCGCTGTTTACTGGCTGATGTCCCCAAACCTGTTTGTGTGTTTTCCTGCTCAGCTCGAGAAGCTGAGATGCGTCAGCTGCGTAAGACCAACATGGAGTATGAGGAGCGTAACGCAGCGCTGCAGAAGCACGTGGAGAGCATGCGCGGGGCGGTGGAGCGGCTGGAGGGGGACGTGATGCAGGAGAGGGAACGCAACGGGCTCCTCCATCAGCACCTGGAGACGCTGCGCCAAGCGCTCACTTCCAGCTTCTCCTCTGTGCCTCTGCCAGGTGAGAATGGCCACAGCCAGCGCTACCCTTCTGCTTCACGACCGCTAACCGAGCATTTCCACCGGACGCGTAAGCGCTGCGTAACATGGTGCGTAGTGGATGGGTTTGCTTCCACTGGCCACGAAGCGTCCCAGAAGCGTAGGGGTGTGGCGTCTAGTTTTTTACACGCTACGCTCCCAGACAGCGTCAAGCTCAACAGTTCACATCTGGCCAGACAGAAAGTGAAAAGCTATGTAAAACATCCTGACACTTTCAAAATAAGTCATGTTCAGATTTCCAGTTGTTTAACTAGTAAAAAGGTATTTAGtttcctgtgaaacctccgtAGCCGAGTAAACGGAAGAGAAAATAAACCATAGAGCTTTGTACATACATGCATCCGTCTTTCTTTTTGCTTGTTATCGTGTGAACTGCTATAATCACATGTGGTCCTGCAATTCTTCTATGATTTCCTGACCTTACAGGACCAGCTGGGTGGAATTTTTTGGCTGCTGTTTCCATCTGAAACGCTTCCCATAGAAAGGGAGCTAGAGGGCAGAACATGTCATTATGCACCGCctatgcatccagtggaaagtcACTGTAACGGGGTTAATGCATCACACTCGTTAGATCACTCCAGTACGGCTGTGTGACAGTTAGAGGGGAACTCTGAACATCCTGGCCCACAGTGACCTCTTGACTTGGAGTTTGGGAACTGACTATTTCTGGTGTTTGTAGGCAGCGGAGAGACGCCCACACTTGACACCATTGATTCTTACATGAAAAAGCTCCACAGCGTTGTTGTCAGCAGCCCGCAGGAGCACGAGCATCTCATCAGCACCGTGAGAGACGTGGTCAACCGCCTGGACAGGTAGGCGCTCCGTAGAGCCTCACATCTGCTTACTGCTAACCCAGTTTAAACCAGTTCTGATGTCTTTGTGTCTTCTTGTTGTTGGACCAGATAATCAAATGAAGGTCTGACGACGACTCCTCCCATCATGCCTCTCAGCTGAACACCATGAGCTCATTGTGACGACGCGTCTCACTTACCGTTATGTTATGAAACCTGTTTACGCCTGGGTGACATGCCTGTAGACATGTGAAGATGCGTTCTACTCGTTAATTCCTGTTTGGGTCCAACACAACAAGGAGTGTtctgtttctcataaacaacttgTGCCATTGTTTGTTTTTTAGTTTGAAACATGTTTGTATTTTTAATAAATGTCTTTTCATTGAGTTCAAAACACCTCATTAGTCCCCGTACTTCCTTCCAATGTTACTGAATCTAGTCCTAGCTGGTTCCAAGTGGTCCTAGTTGATTCCAACTAGTCCTAGCTGGTTATAACTGGTACTAGCTCTAACTGTTCTTTGCTGGTTATAACTGTTCCTAGCTGGTTATAACTGTTCCTAGCTGATTCCAGCTGGTTCTAAATGGTTATAACTGGTCCTAACTGATTATAACCATTGTAATACCAatgccctatacactggcactgGTTACTGAGGCGGTTGGTAGTCTTTACGTGCATTTAAAAGAATTGCAGCTTGTGTTTATTTCTGATGATGTTTATTAATTTGTCTTCTTCCAGAAAGTCCAGGATCCATTCACTGCAGTTAAAGTGGTTTTCAATGAATACGTTACTTGCCCCAACGACAGTCCGCAGAGTCCattacacacagccacagtcctcgccacacagtaaaaaactgcTTGTCCCGTCACAGCCACCTCGAGTCTAATCTGCATTGGCTTCAGTAGGCTGGTCCTTCCACAATCAATTTACCAATCAAAtgaggccaagcctcctctcaggtatgcagaaagaaaatgaaacCAACACATATGACTCCTACACCTGTTCCTAGCTGTTATAACCGGTCCTAGCTGATTATGACTATTCCTAGCTGGTTATAATTGGTCCTAGCTGGTTGTAACTCGCTGGTTATAGCTGGTACTAGCTAGTTCTAACAGGTTCCAAATGGTTATAACTGTTCCCAGCTGGTTATAACTATTCCTAGCTGGTTATAATTGGTCCTAGCTGGTTGTAAGTTGTCCTAGCTGGTTATAACTGTTCCAGTTGGTTATAAGAGGTCCTAGCTTTTTCCAGCTGGCCCTAGCTGGTTATAACTGTTACTTTCTGGTTCTAATAGGTTCCAAATGGTTATAACTGGTCCTAGTTGGTTATCATTGTTCCTAGCTGGTCATAACTAGTAGTAGCTGGTTCTAACAGGTTCCAAATGGTTTTAACTGGTCCTAGCTGGTTGTAACTGTTTCTAGCTGGTTCCAAGTGGTCCTAGTTGATTCCAACTGGTCCTAGCTGGTTCTAACTAGTTCCAATTAGTCCTAGCTGGTTATAACTGGTACTAGCTGGTTATAACTTGTTCCAACTAGTCCTAGCTGGTTCCACTGGTCCTAGCTGGTTCTAACTTGTTCCAGCTAGTCTTAGCTGGTTATAACTGGTTCCAATTGGTCCTAGTTGGTTCCAACTGATCCTAGCTGGTTGTAACTGTTCCTAGCTGGTTATAACTGGTACTAACTGGTTATAACTGGTCCTAGCTGTTTATAACTTCGTAGTTGATTATAACTTGTTCCAAATAGTTCTAGCTGATTATAACTGGTACTAGCTGGTCATAACAGGTTCCAAATGGTTATAACTGGTcttattaatcaatcaatcacgtTTTTATAGCGTTTTTCGACACCATAAAAGGTGACCAAAGGCctttacataataaaataaaaccgTAGTGTATAAAAATAGAGATTACAATAAAaagttttgctctgcttgtcggtcttGCCACACAGGGTCACCATTTGCCCAATCATTATTGTGTTATGCCAAGcacagtgctctatcggtttggtgggcgggatgatgcaatggAGTAGACGGAGCAGAACAACTAAGATGGCAACGCCTCAAAGCTCTGAACAAACTTTAAACCTCACCTGATGTCAAATCAGTGACTGTGTTGAGTCTGAAATCCAGTAGAACCCAGAATATGTTGTTTCCTACTTCAGAACTGGACCTTCTGAAACCAGATGTGGAGAAACCAGGTctgatgagcaggaaacctgaaagGTATCATCTTCTCCTGATTAGAGCTGCAGCTTGCACAGGACCAGGAGCTCATATGTTCATCCCTGGAGTAGTGGCAGTAAAACTTTTTCATGTGCTGAAGACTCCCATCTTATTAATGTTGTTTACTTTTAAACTGGGGTCTCATCCTTCACATGCACTCTCCTGGTCTCTGAGCTAATTTGTATAATGAGCTTAACTGGAGCCTGATCTCTTTGATGTGGACTCAAAACTGAAAGTGATGAGGAGGAACAGGTTCAACATCTCTGCACTTTTCTCAATCCTTTCATTCTCTGTTTCATATCCATCTTTTAACAGAACCGGGAGTTTTATTCCTGCAAACACCTCCATGTCTGATGCTCTGCAGCCTCGAAGTGGGGGTGCTATGAGCTGGTTCCAGCAGTTCCTAGACCCAGAGaagggatgggggtggggggtctggaCGGTTCCTGATCACTGCTGAGTTTGACCCAGTTGGGTTTTTGTTCTGCTATGGGAGTCCTCCGTCTTTAGTAGAGATACAacagactttaaagagcaagtcacccccaaatcaacttattttatctgataaattatataaaggagtgtctagacacgtgtagtcaataatttggctctttagtgcatcttagttaaaatttaaatattctgcctagaaTTGTGTAGCGCCGAACAGTttactcgcaaacttcaaagcgATCCTTTTCAAACTGGCAGAGTCTTGGCTGCGGcatggcttcctcgctgtgctcttcgctggactcacGAGATCACAAGGCCCCTCGAGACTTCGGGTCATGGTTTGTTCAACCGAAcaaccaaaaagaaagaaatcacgttatcactgatgtcatatatgatattgttcctctccactgccaggattaaagccatgaaaatcacaccgctgcacttccgaccggtgctgtgagtaaataagccctTGGGTCACACGTAAACTTCATTTGTATGTGTGGCACGAAACGAGGTCCCGGGcgcgattcgatccccagacttccgggtgagagtcatgcacgctaaccagtcagccaaagagacatcgCCTTGGCCATGTAGCCGGGGTGCATGATCAGTCGGGACACTGAAGGACGCTCATGCTGCCACATCTGAAATTGCGTTGCtgcagtattttattttgaaaattatcggGGATttaacactgaaactgtgtgtgatttcctgtccagCTCTATGTTAACTGTGTAAATTGACATGTCTCAGAAGCAGCtcgcggcaaaaatagaacctgatcctatctgGCGGCGcagcatgccgcttctgggacgggcctggaaattgccgcattgctgctggtttgaaacgctCCACAGACCAGTTATACTCAGTAGGTGGTCCGCAAGGCCCCTTCTTTGTGGCCTCAGGTTCACCAGCACCACCCCTCATTGGCTCTAGCATCGGCGGGGTTGAGCTGACGCTAGTGTTTAAGGGTCTGGCCCGCTAGGCCCCTTCGTTGTGGCACCTGGTCCACcagcccgcccccccccccccccccaacatcaaAGGTTTGAATTTGGGTACCCCTGCCATAGACCATAATGGATTCTctttgaagcagtgatgttctgctgccgttgatgctttcagtgtgaaaccgggtttGTACTCTGGAAGGGGGTGACTGGCTCTTTAACAAACTTCAGTCTGAGCAGTGGGatggtgttaccatggtgactgatTAGTGCTTTTAAGCATCCTTCATTGTCAGCTGTAGCTGTAAAAAGAATCCTTTAGGATTTTTGTCAGTTGGAACCCCAGCTGGAACGGGTCAGTCCAGCTGGACCCGTCCTGACTGACTCATGCGTTCCTCTGAGTCCGAATCCTGCTCTCCTCTCCGGTCCGGCGGTGACACCAACGCTGATCTGAAAACTTTGGGTGAACagagaaaataataaaaatgcatttaaagCCCTCAaagttttctgtgttttttgATCTTCCTGTcagatgtttctatggttacggaGGGACCATAATCACAAGTATCCCATGATTTTCAAGGCTTAAACA
This sequence is a window from Nothobranchius furzeri strain GRZ-AD chromosome 14, NfurGRZ-RIMD1, whole genome shotgun sequence. Protein-coding genes within it:
- the hmg20a gene encoding high mobility group protein 20A isoform X1, translated to MEEQTGSPAATADNGSQRNGEEKPRRGSWTKGRKRKKPMKDSNAPKAPLTGYVRFMNDRREQLRAERPDVPFPEITRMLGNEWSKLPPEEKQRYLDEAERDKERYMRELEKYQKTEAYKHFTRKVQEKQKGKRHRGDSGHQASSEALHESNAEGKDRTVFDIPIFTEEFLNHSKAREAEMRQLRKTNMEYEERNAALQKHVESMRGAVERLEGDVMQERERNGLLHQHLETLRQALTSSFSSVPLPGSGETPTLDTIDSYMKKLHSVVVSSPQEHEHLISTVRDVVNRLDR
- the hmg20a gene encoding high mobility group protein 20A isoform X3, with the translated sequence MERRSEKPRRGSWTKGRKRKKPMKDSNAPKAPLTGYVRFMNDRREQLRAERPDVPFPEITRMLGNEWSKLPPEEKQRYLDEAERDKERYMRELEKYQKTEAYKHFTRKVQEKQKGKRHRGDSGHQASSEALHESNAEGKDRTVFDIPIFTEEFLNHSKAREAEMRQLRKTNMEYEERNAALQKHVESMRGAVERLEGDVMQERERNGLLHQHLETLRQALTSSFSSVPLPGSGETPTLDTIDSYMKKLHSVVVSSPQEHEHLISTVRDVVNRLDR
- the hmg20a gene encoding high mobility group protein 20A isoform X2, producing the protein MEEQTGSPAATADNGSQRNGEEKPRRGSWTKGRKRKKPMKDSNAPKAPLTGYVRFMNDRREQLRAERPDVPFPEITRMLGNEWSKLPPEEKQRYLDEAERDKERYMRELEKYQKTEAYKHFTRKVQEKQKGKRHRGDSGHQASSEALHESNAEGKDRTVFDIPIFTEEFLNHSKAREAEMRQLRKTNMEYEERNAALQKHVESMRGAVERLEGDVMQERERNGLLHQHLETLRQALTSSFSSVPLPGSGETPTLDTIDSYMKKLHSVVVSSPQEHEHLISTVRDVVNRLDR